The following proteins come from a genomic window of Anaerobutyricum hallii:
- the ilvD gene encoding dihydroxy-acid dehydratase — protein MNSDHVKKGMQQAPHRSLFNALGYTKEEMERPLVGIVSSYNEIVPGHMNLDKITQAVKMGVAMAGGTPVVFPAIAVCDGIAMGHTGMKYSLVTRELIADSTECMAKAHQFDALVMIPNCDKNVPGLLMAAARINVPTVFVSGGPMLAGHVDGRKRSLSSMFEAVGAYEAGKMTAEKVEEYVNKVCPTCGSCSGMYTANSMNCMTEVLGMGLQGNGTIPAVYSERIRLAKHAGMKVMELLKNNVRPSDIMTKKAFLNCLTVDMALGCSTNTMLHLPAIAHEAGVELNMDIANEISAKTPNLCHLAPAGPTYMEDLNEAGGVYAVMNELSKKGLLYEDQITVTGKTVGENIKDVRNLNPEVIRPIDNPYMAQGGIAVLKGNIAPDTGIVKQSAVVPEMMVHEGPARVFDCEEDAIKAIKGGDIVPGDVVVIRYEGPKGGPGMREMLNPTSAIAGMGLGDSVALITDGRFSGASRGASIGHVSPEAAVGGPIALIEEGDIIKIDIPNNSLNVDVTDEELAKRKEKWQPREPKITDGYLRRYAALVTSGNRGAVLDVDQLK, from the coding sequence ATGAATAGTGATCATGTAAAAAAAGGAATGCAGCAGGCACCACATCGTTCCCTGTTTAATGCATTAGGATATACAAAAGAAGAAATGGAAAGACCTTTGGTAGGTATCGTTAGTTCTTATAACGAGATTGTTCCAGGGCATATGAATCTTGACAAGATTACGCAGGCAGTAAAGATGGGCGTTGCTATGGCTGGTGGTACACCGGTCGTATTTCCGGCAATTGCTGTCTGTGATGGTATTGCAATGGGTCATACAGGAATGAAGTATTCCTTAGTAACAAGAGAATTAATCGCAGATTCTACAGAATGTATGGCAAAGGCACATCAGTTTGATGCATTAGTTATGATTCCTAACTGTGATAAAAACGTACCGGGACTGTTAATGGCAGCCGCACGTATTAATGTGCCAACTGTTTTTGTAAGCGGTGGTCCGATGTTAGCCGGACATGTTGATGGAAGAAAGAGAAGTCTTTCCTCTATGTTTGAGGCGGTAGGCGCATATGAAGCTGGAAAAATGACAGCAGAAAAAGTAGAAGAGTATGTTAATAAAGTATGTCCTACCTGCGGTTCCTGCTCCGGTATGTATACTGCGAACTCCATGAACTGTATGACAGAGGTTCTTGGTATGGGACTTCAGGGTAACGGTACGATTCCGGCAGTATATTCTGAGAGAATCCGCCTTGCAAAACATGCAGGTATGAAGGTTATGGAATTATTAAAGAATAATGTACGTCCAAGTGATATCATGACAAAGAAAGCATTCTTAAATTGCTTGACTGTAGATATGGCTCTTGGATGTTCTACCAATACAATGCTTCACCTTCCGGCAATCGCACATGAGGCAGGTGTAGAACTGAACATGGATATTGCTAATGAGATCAGTGCAAAGACACCAAACCTTTGTCATCTTGCACCGGCAGGTCCTACTTATATGGAAGACTTAAATGAAGCCGGTGGTGTATATGCTGTCATGAATGAACTTAGTAAAAAAGGCCTTCTTTACGAAGATCAGATTACAGTAACAGGAAAGACAGTAGGGGAGAATATCAAAGATGTGCGTAACTTAAATCCAGAAGTTATCCGTCCGATTGACAACCCATATATGGCACAGGGTGGAATCGCTGTTCTGAAAGGAAATATCGCACCGGATACCGGTATAGTAAAACAGTCTGCTGTTGTTCCTGAAATGATGGTACATGAAGGACCGGCAAGAGTATTTGACTGCGAGGAAGATGCGATTAAAGCAATTAAAGGTGGAGATATTGTTCCTGGAGATGTTGTTGTTATTCGCTATGAAGGACCAAAGGGCGGTCCTGGAATGAGAGAGATGTTAAATCCTACCTCTGCAATCGCAGGAATGGGACTTGGTGATTCTGTTGCTTTAATTACAGACGGACGTTTCTCCGGTGCATCCAGAGGAGCTTCCATCGGACATGTATCTCCGGAAGCAGCCGTTGGTGGACCAATTGCATTAATTGAAGAAGGAGATATCATTAAGATCGATATTCCGAATAATAGCTTGAATGTAGATGTTACAGATGAGGAATTAGCAAAGAGAAAAGAAAAATGGCAGCCAAGAGAACCAAAGATTACCGATGGTTATCTTCGTCGTTATGCCGCACTTGTTACTTCCGGAAACAGAGGAGCAGTTTTGGATGTTGACCAGTTAAAATAA
- the leuB gene encoding 3-isopropylmalate dehydrogenase gives MSYKVGVIRGDGIGPEIVAEALKVLDKVAEKYNEKFDYTDILLGGASIDATGKPLTEEALETAKSCDAVLMGSIGGNTTTSPWYKLPANLRPEAGLLAIRKGLGLFANMRPAYLYEELKDACPLREDIIGDGFDLVVMRELTGGLYFGERKTFEEDGVTKAVDTLTYSEEEIRRIAVRGFDIAMKRRKKVTSVDKANVLDSSRLWRKVVNEVAQDYPEVELEHMLVDNCAMQLVRDPKQFDVILTENMFGDILSDEASMVTGSIGMLSSASLKEGSFGLYEPSHGSAPDIAGQNIANPIATILSASMLLRYSFNMDEAADAVDHAVKQVLKDGYRTVDIMSEGMTKVGCKEMGTLIAERI, from the coding sequence ATGAGTTATAAAGTAGGTGTAATCCGAGGAGACGGAATTGGTCCGGAAATCGTGGCAGAAGCACTTAAGGTGCTCGATAAAGTAGCAGAGAAATATAATGAGAAATTCGATTATACAGATATTCTTCTTGGTGGTGCATCTATTGATGCAACGGGAAAGCCTCTTACAGAAGAAGCTTTAGAAACAGCAAAAAGCTGTGATGCTGTGCTGATGGGGTCCATCGGTGGCAACACAACAACTTCTCCATGGTATAAGCTTCCAGCGAATTTAAGACCCGAAGCAGGACTCCTTGCGATCCGTAAAGGACTTGGATTATTTGCCAATATGAGACCGGCCTATCTTTATGAGGAATTAAAAGATGCCTGTCCGTTAAGAGAAGATATTATCGGAGATGGATTTGATCTCGTTGTTATGAGAGAACTTACAGGTGGTCTTTACTTTGGAGAAAGAAAGACATTTGAAGAAGATGGTGTGACAAAGGCTGTAGATACACTTACATACAGTGAAGAAGAGATTCGCCGTATTGCTGTCCGCGGTTTTGATATCGCTATGAAGAGAAGAAAGAAAGTAACAAGCGTAGATAAAGCGAACGTATTGGATTCTTCCCGTTTATGGAGAAAAGTTGTTAATGAGGTAGCTCAGGACTATCCGGAAGTAGAGTTAGAGCATATGTTAGTTGATAACTGTGCTATGCAGTTAGTAAGAGATCCAAAGCAGTTTGATGTTATTCTTACAGAGAATATGTTTGGAGATATTTTATCGGATGAGGCGAGCATGGTAACTGGTTCTATCGGAATGTTATCTTCTGCTAGTTTAAAAGAAGGAAGCTTTGGATTATATGAACCAAGTCATGGCTCCGCACCGGATATCGCAGGGCAGAACATTGCTAATCCAATCGCAACCATTCTTTCTGCTTCCATGCTTCTTCGTTATTCCTTCAATATGGATGAGGCAGCAGATGCTGTAGATCATGCGGTAAAACAGGTATTAAAGGATGGATACCGTACCGTTGATATCATGTCTGAGGGAATGACAAAGGTTGGATGTAAAGAAATGGGAACTCTTATCGCAGAACGCATTTAA